TGAATTTGATTTGGGATTTTGAGGTGGTGTAAATGAGTTTTCAACACCAACCAGTTTTACTACAGGAAGTAATAAATTATTTAAATCCAGTCCCGGGGATGGTGATCCTTGATTGTACTTTAGGTGGAGGGGGACATGCTCAAGCACTTTTATCTAGGATTTTACCAGGAGGCTGCTTGATTGGTTTAGATCAGGATCAGGCGGCTTTAGAGGCAGCTGATCGCCGTCTAGCTCTATTAGGTAAAGCTAATTATCAAATAGTTCATGCTAATTTTAAGGATTTGGATCAGGTGTTGCTTTCTCGACAGGTTGATGGAATTCTTTTTGATTTGGGTGTTTCTTCTTACCAATTAGATCAAAAAGAAAGAGGTTTTAGTTATCAAGAGGATGTTCCTTTAGATATGCGGATGGATCAAACTACCGCTCTTAAGGCTTTTGATTTGGTGAATGAGGGCAGTTTGCAAGAGTTAACGAAAATTATTGGGGAATATGGTGAAGAAAAATGGGCTAAACGAATTGCTTCTTTTATAGTGCAGGCTCGTAAAAAAAAATCGCTTCATACTACAGGTCAATTGGTGGAAATTATCAAACAAGCCATTCCAAGTGGAGCACGTCGGCAGGGACCTCATCCGGCTAAACGTACTTTTCAGGCCTTGAGGATAGCTGTAAATCAAGAACTGGATGTTTTAGTTCCGGCTTTGGAAAAAGGACTGCAAGTTTTGAAGCCTGCCGGTAGAATGGTAGTAATTACTTTTCATTCTTTGGAAGATCGTTTGGTAAAACGTGTATTTCAAAAGTGGGTAAAGGCTTGTACTTGTCCGGCGGATTTTCCGGTATGTGTCTGTGAAAATCGTCCACAGGTAAAAATATTAACGAAAAAACCGGTAATTCCTTCGGTAGAGGAAATTGAAAAAAATCCGCGGGCCCGCAGTGCTAAATTGAGGGCTGTGGAAAAATTGGACTTCTAAAGGAAAGGAAGGGTGAATAGTTTTGGTAGTGGCCAGAAAAAAAGCGGCAGGTGCGGAATATGATTTTTCGTTAAATACTGCTTCACCTAGACAAAAAAAGCGGTTGGTAGTTCACAGACGTACACGTTCCTTTCCTTATTTATATTTGTTTACTGGTCTGGTGATCTTGTCTTGTTTATTTGCTACAGCTTTAGCTCATACTTTTGTTAAAGCCCGTTTAAGTTATTTAAATTGGGAATTGGATCAAGTTAAAATGGAGAATGCTATTTTAATGAAAACCTTAGAAAAAAAGAAATTAGAAATTGCCGGTGCTAAGTCATTGGAAAAAATAAAGGCTTATGCTATTCATGATTTAGGAATGATTGAGCATCCCCAGATAGAATATTTGGCTCTTCATAATTTTTTAACAGATGAAAAAACTGAATCAATTTTTGAGCTTGAAACAGCTGCAGGTCATTTGGCAGAAGGGGAATTGAGAAAAAATATTTTTCGCACGCTTTATGATGTAGTTGCCCTACACGGTAGTTTTTTACGTGGGGAGTAGGCTCTTGGGGTGATGGGGGTTGTCTCTTTCAATAAATACTAAAAAAAGAATTTTATGTTTGTTTTGTTTTATGATCACTTGTTTAGTCTTTTTGGCCGTGCGTTTGGTATGGCTGCAGTTAATTAAAGGTGAGGAATTACGGCAAAAGGCTTTTGCGGTACGCTTTCGTAATGTAGAGGTCAAGGCAAAACGGGGTACGATTTATGATGCTCAAGGTAGACCACTGGCCATTAGTGTTAGTTCTGATTCATTTTATGCTAATCCTGCTGAAGTAAAAAGATCAAAACGTGATCAAGAAATTGCTCAAATTGTGGCTGAAATTTTAGAACTTGATCCCCAACAAGTTTGGGAGCAAATTACCAAAGAGCAAGCTTTTGTTTGGATTAAACGTCATGTACCTGAAGAACAAGCATTAAAGTTAAAAGCCGCTAAACTCCCCGCTGTAGGAGAGTTTGCGGCGACTAATAGCCTGCCGGGGATTAAATCAGTCGAAGAACCAGAACGTTTTTATCCTAAAGGACAACTTTTGGCTCAGGTATTGGGTTTTGCGGGTATTGATCATCAGGGCTTGAGCGGACTTGAAAAAACATATGAAACTGTTTTAAGCGGAATTCCCGGTACGATTATGGTCGAGTATGATAACCGCGGACGTGAAATTCCCGATGCTCTCCAAAAATATATTCCACCTGAAGATGGCCACAGTCTTTATTTAACTATAGATGAAACAATTCAATATTTTGTCGAACGTGAACTTGATGAGATTATGCAGCTTCATCAGCCCCAAAAGGCGGGTATTTTGGTAATGGAACCAAAAACAGGTCGTATCTTGGCTATGGGCATGCGCCCTACTTATGATCCCAATAAATACGGCGAATTCCCACAAGCAACTTGGCGAAATTTTTTGGTTTCTGATGCTTTTGAACCTGGTTCTACTTTCAAGACGGTAACTGTTGCGGCAGCTTTAGATGAAGGGGTTGTTAAAGTTAGTGATCGCTTTTACTGTGGTGGTTCTGCTCAAGTAGGAAATCGTCGTATTAGTTGTTGGAAGGCTTCTCATGGGAGTCAAAATTTTGTAGAAGGGGTGCAAAATTCTTGTAACCCAGTTTTTGTTACCGTAGGTTTGCGAATGGGTAAAGACATTTTTTACCGCTACTTAAATGGCTTCGGTTTTGGGAAAAAAACAGGAATTGATTTGCCTGGTGAGGCCGCGGGGATAGTTTTGGGTAAAGATAAAGTACAGGATATCCATTTGGCGACCATGTCTATCGGGCAGACTAATGCTGTGACTCCACTGCAATTATTAACTGCATTTGCAGCTATGGCTAATGAAGGCCAATTAATGAAACCACAAATAGTTAAGGAAATAAGGGATAAAGATGGTCAATTGATAAAAACCCTCGAACCAGAAGTAGTGCGGCAGGTTATTTCCCCGGAAACAGCCCGTGAGGTTATGCGTATACTAGAGAGCGTGGTTGAGGAGGGTACCGGTAGAACCGCTTATGTGGAAGGTTATCGGCTGGGGGGTAAAACCGGAACAGCTCAAAAAATCATTCCTGGTGGAGGTTATTCCTCTACAGATTATATTGGTTCTTTTATGGGTGTGGCCCCCGTAAATGATCCCCGTTTGGTCT
The Clostridia bacterium genome window above contains:
- the rsmH gene encoding 16S rRNA (cytosine(1402)-N(4))-methyltransferase RsmH is translated as MSFQHQPVLLQEVINYLNPVPGMVILDCTLGGGGHAQALLSRILPGGCLIGLDQDQAALEAADRRLALLGKANYQIVHANFKDLDQVLLSRQVDGILFDLGVSSYQLDQKERGFSYQEDVPLDMRMDQTTALKAFDLVNEGSLQELTKIIGEYGEEKWAKRIASFIVQARKKKSLHTTGQLVEIIKQAIPSGARRQGPHPAKRTFQALRIAVNQELDVLVPALEKGLQVLKPAGRMVVITFHSLEDRLVKRVFQKWVKACTCPADFPVCVCENRPQVKILTKKPVIPSVEEIEKNPRARSAKLRAVEKLDF
- a CDS encoding stage V sporulation protein D, with translation MSLSINTKKRILCLFCFMITCLVFLAVRLVWLQLIKGEELRQKAFAVRFRNVEVKAKRGTIYDAQGRPLAISVSSDSFYANPAEVKRSKRDQEIAQIVAEILELDPQQVWEQITKEQAFVWIKRHVPEEQALKLKAAKLPAVGEFAATNSLPGIKSVEEPERFYPKGQLLAQVLGFAGIDHQGLSGLEKTYETVLSGIPGTIMVEYDNRGREIPDALQKYIPPEDGHSLYLTIDETIQYFVERELDEIMQLHQPQKAGILVMEPKTGRILAMGMRPTYDPNKYGEFPQATWRNFLVSDAFEPGSTFKTVTVAAALDEGVVKVSDRFYCGGSAQVGNRRISCWKASHGSQNFVEGVQNSCNPVFVTVGLRMGKDIFYRYLNGFGFGKKTGIDLPGEAAGIVLGKDKVQDIHLATMSIGQTNAVTPLQLLTAFAAMANEGQLMKPQIVKEIRDKDGQLIKTLEPEVVRQVISPETAREVMRILESVVEEGTGRTAYVEGYRLGGKTGTAQKIIPGGGYSSTDYIGSFMGVAPVNDPRLVCLVMVDTPQGMYYGSQVAAPAFQNIIRDSLRYLQVPAQIEPEKLANNLKSVELPNLIDLDVKKAVQILEDHHLKADVLGRGNKVKAHLPLPGTKMLMNSKVVLYTSVPATEAQPETVVVPDFTGKNIVEVREEVKLLQLNFEIQGSGLVCRQEPEPGLQVPLGSTIKLYLEKEASGVLSPIGP